CACGAAATGATCCCGCCGGGCTTCAGGACGCGCTTCACCTCGGCGAGCACCGCGTGCGTGTCCGGGACATGAATGAGCAGGCGATGGCAGTGGGCCACATCGAAGTAGCCATCCTCGAAGGGAAGGTCGGTCGCATCCCCAACCTGGAATATCGCGTTCTCCACTTTCTTCACCCGCGCTGTCGATCTCGCCAGGGCGACCTGGGACTCTTCCATGTCGACGCCATGCAGCTCGCCGGGCGCCACCGCCTCGGCCAGGCCCACCGAAATGGTGCCCGGCCCGCACCCGAAATCCAGCACGCGAAGGCCTGGCCGGAGATAGGGCAACAGATGCCGGGCGTGGGACTCCGCCGTCGCGCGACCCAGGGCGTCAACGGCTCCCGCGCCGTAGCCCATCGTGTAGTCAGGCGTTGCGGACGTCAGCGTCGCCACCGCGGTCATCGCGTCATCGAGACCCCAATCTCGTATCAAGAAGTATACATAGCTTCCAATCTTTATGAACGGATCACATCGAGAGCGAGGGCGGCAAGAATCGCCAGCGGGCGGCCCTTCACTGAGCCCAACCACGCCTGGTGGCGCTATCGGTCGCAGCCCCGATCTCGTCGACCTGTCGTCTCGGGGACGACCGGCCGTTTCACATTGGCCGGTTGCTTGACCGCGTTGACACCTCGAACATGAATACCTAACAATAGTATAGTGTCAACTGTAAATGCCGATTAACAGATTACCTCGTGCGGAGCAGCAAACAACTGGTCTCGGGAGATCTAAGACAGGTCCCTGAATCAAGCACTCGCAGACGCGGTGCAACGCAGATTATGAACTCCGAAGGCTTGCGACGGGCGGTTCGAATCGGCCTCCGCGGCATCCGTGGGGTCCGCACGACTCTCCCGCATTCGCGGAGACGAAGTGCCGACATCGATCCGACGCCGCCAGCCAATGGGCGGCCGGCGGCAAACAACCCCCATTCACCCGCAGTCCGAAGCTTTGCCGTCGGTCGCCTCACTCCTTGCTCGACGGGGCAATGGAGGGCCTAAGCGCCGTCAACATCGCCACCGTGGCCTTTATCGTTTGCTCCCTCGCGGCCCTCGTCGTCAATCTCGTCTACCGCTGGCGCCAACCCGACCCCATCGATGACATGCTGCACCGGGTCAGGAAGCACGATCGCTGACAGGCGTCGTTTCGCCCCAACCCATGCTTTCCGTTCGGCGTGGGATCCGCGCGCGAACTCCCTGGAATCAGCGCGTGGAGCGTTCCCGGGCCCTCGGGTAGTCGCCGCGTTCGCGACGCGCAAGGGCGTGCCGGCGACCCGGCGGCAACTGGCCGCGACCTCAGCGACCGTGGATTCAACCCAACAGCTGCCACGAATGGACGCTCTACGCGACCCTGGCTGGTGGGAGCTATTGCCTCGTACCCGAAATAATTGACAGGCGAATAGTTCTGAGACTATATTCCGCATGTCATCTGATGACCTAATGACCTCGAGATGGCGCGGCCAATTCGATCCCGTCTGCATGACGAAGTGGTTGTGGCGTATACCGGCCGCATCGTGCGGGAAGAGTTGGCCCCCGGCGACTTCCTGCCCCCCGAACCCATCATGGGGGACGAGTTCGGAATCAGCCGTGCGGTCGTCCGAGAGGCTCTTCGGGTCCTCGCCGCGCGCGGCCTGGTGGGAGTTCACCACGGCATAGGCACGATCGTGCGCGAGGCGCACGACTGGAACGTTCTGGACCCTGGGGTCACCGGGGCGTTTCACGAGAGTCCGCAGTTTCCCGCGCTGGTGGACGAGATGCTCGAAGCACGACGCGCGGTTGAGGTCCAGGCGGCGGCGCTTGCCGCGCGTCACGCCGTGCCGGAACACAAGCGCAGAATCGATGAGGCGCTGGCGGCAATCCCCACGGCGATCGGCGACGATCCCGCGCTCTTTAACCAGCGAGACATCGAGCTGCACGCGGCAATCCTCGAGGCCACGGAGAATCGCTTCCTGCATCGCGCGCTCTCACCGCTGTTTCCGCTGCTACGGACCGTAATCCGGCTGTCGACCCTGGGCAGCGAATCGGACCCAGTGGCCTACGCGACCCACGCTCACGGTGAAATCGTCGCCGCCATCATCCGCGAGGACGCCGACGCGGCCGCGGATGCGATGTCGCGACACCTTTTGCGCACCGAGTCCGACATTCGCCGCGCGATGGATCGGCTCCAAAAGGAGTCGGGACGCGGCGTGCCGGACCGCGCCGGCCGGCGGACTGACTCGACCAAATCAACGGAGCAGTCGCT
The sequence above is a segment of the Chloroflexota bacterium genome. Coding sequences within it:
- a CDS encoding FCD domain-containing protein, whose product is MAYTGRIVREELAPGDFLPPEPIMGDEFGISRAVVREALRVLAARGLVGVHHGIGTIVREAHDWNVLDPGVTGAFHESPQFPALVDEMLEARRAVEVQAAALAARHAVPEHKRRIDEALAAIPTAIGDDPALFNQRDIELHAAILEATENRFLHRALSPLFPLLRTVIRLSTLGSESDPVAYATHAHGEIVAAIIREDADAAADAMSRHLLRTESDIRRAMDRLQKESGRGVPDRAGRRTDSTKSTEQSLVLEGGAHSES
- a CDS encoding methyltransferase domain-containing protein, producing the protein MTAVATLTSATPDYTMGYGAGAVDALGRATAESHARHLLPYLRPGLRVLDFGCGPGTISVGLAEAVAPGELHGVDMEESQVALARSTARVKKVENAIFQVGDATDLPFEDGYFDVAHCHRLLIHVPDTHAVLAEVKRVLKPGGIISCREMICESSFMYPDFGGTRRSWDLFEDLVAADDGHPQMGKEMKGHIVEAGFENVRMSASFSTYSTPKEIAVIYDLIDRFLLSEEIVEAAIKYGAFSRGLYSDIRSSYGKLKSHPAAFCGLAYGEAIANKPLR